The following proteins are co-located in the Telopea speciosissima isolate NSW1024214 ecotype Mountain lineage chromosome 9, Tspe_v1, whole genome shotgun sequence genome:
- the LOC122638996 gene encoding uncharacterized protein LOC122638996, with amino-acid sequence MVGRHPYPLKIMLPAGFKPPPFDWYDGTTDLTDHINYFNAVMIMYRGTEIISCRAFPFSLKGAATSWFSWLPPNSITSFGQLCPTFVTRFQSSMKHKKKAVNLFSVKQRSDESIRTFVSRFNKDSLDVKDLDEATAHTAMSNGLTNMEIIKDLARKPTKGIAELLDRCNKFANMEDVLQARKASESKGEKKRLATDDSKDEKRTRIDRRAERLDRARSPDYTCLSTSRNEILMQIQVE; translated from the coding sequence ATGGTTGGACGACACCCATATCCTCTGAAGATCATGTTACCAGCggggttcaagcctcctcctTTTGATTGGTACGACGGCACTACGGATCTAACCGACCACATCAATTACTTCAACGCGGTGATGATCATGTACAGGGGAACCGAGATAATTTCCTGCCGAGCCTTCCCTTTTTCGCTTAAAGGAGCTGCAACCTCATGGTTCTCgtggttgccgccgaactccatCACCAGCTTCGGTCAGCTTTGTCCGACCttcgtcacgcgcttccagagcagcATGAAGCACAAGAAGAAGGCGGTCAACCTCTTCAGCGTAAAGCAGAGgtccgacgagtcgatccgcaCGTTTGTCTCTCGCTTCAATAAGGACTCTTTAGACGTCAAGGATTTAGATGAAGCCACAGCCCATACCGCGATGAGCAATGGGCTCACCAACATGGAAataatcaaggacttggcccggaagcctACTAAAGGCATAGCCGAGCTCTTGGACCGGTGCAACAAGTTTGCAAACATGGAGGATGTTCTCCAAGCCCGCAAGGCAAGTGAAagcaaaggagagaagaagaggttgGCCACCGACGACTCGAAGGATGAGAAGAGGACCAGGATTGACCGCCGAGCCGAAAGGTTAGACCGAGCTCGGAGTCCTGATTATACCTGTTTGAGCACGTCGCGGAATGAGATCTTAATGCAAATCCAAGTTGAATGA